Genomic window (Accipiter gentilis chromosome 7, bAccGen1.1, whole genome shotgun sequence):
CCCACTGGGGACTTGGGGATCCCCATCTCGCTCCATAGGTGCTGCCCCACAGTGATGGGGAGAgtctggggaggtgggggtgaaGGGGCTGGATGTGCCCCTCCCTGGTGCACGACCACCCCATGCCGAGACTTGGCGGCCGGCACTGGGCGTTGGATGGCGGCTGCTccttaaacaaaagcaaattccttctcctgctgctgctgggggagccggacgggacggggacgggggggtaGGATGGAGGAACCACAAATGACCCCAAAACCTTGCGGGATGCTCTGGGCTGTGCCGCCCCCCTCCCTGGGACCGTGTGGGTGGTTTCGGGTGCCCCCCGGCGCCTCTAATCCGGCACTAATCCTTCCCAGTGACCTAGGTGGCCCCCGGCTCGccttactgccccccccccccgccccggagggaggctggggagggggcccaGGCTGGCCCCTCGCCTTTCATCTGCCGGAGACAAAGcggggccccggcccccccgccccgctttgTGCTGTGGGTAATGAATGCCCGACCCCGGAGTAGGGGGGGCGGCCCTGGCCCCTCGCCCCGgcatttttaatggattttctgGAAGCGAAGGCTCGGCCGGGTGCGGGTGAGCAGGGCGGGAGATGTGGCCCCTTTGGGGTCCCCAGGGTTATATCTTATTCTCCCCCCGGGCCCTAGCCCCCCCGCTGGAGCCATTGGGAGGGTGTAGGGGGGCTTCGAGCCACCCaaaggggcgggggcggggacaCACGCTGGCTCTTGTTCCCACCATGGTGAATACCTGCCCGGGGCGGATGGGGGGGGACAGGACTTGttgggcaggtttgggggggaaATATCCCCCTCcgctgggctgggtgctggggggaggctcctggcttcggggggagagggggcttAGCTGAGCTGGAGGAGtaaaccccccccgccccacagtGCTAAGGGGCTGAAACGGCTCCAGCCAAGCTGTGTCCCTCCCGCCTGGCCTGACCCCTAACGCTGCTGCAAGTGGGGGCCGAGCTGCTGTGTGTGTCCCATCCCATgtgtgtgtcgtcgtccccccggggctggggttcccccctccaccacccccaGCATCCTCCAGGCCGGCTGCTCCCCGAGTCGGTGCCTACCCTGGATGGTCTCGGGGAGGTGGTCCAGGCTGGCTGCCAGACCTCCCAGCAaagcgccccccacccccccaaatcccgCTCGTTGATGGGGTCTGGCTAACGAACCAGGGAGGTGCCAGGCTTGGGGGTCTTCACCCCTCAGCACCCCCCTCCAGTCCCAGGAAAGGGGGTTTCCGTGTGGGTCACCGGTTCTGCAGCTGTGTGGCCTGGGCAATGCTGGTGCTGTGCCGAGAGGCTCGGCTTGGGGGCACGGTGCCGGTGCCAGGGCGCAGCCAGGGCATCGCGCAGGGCGCGTCGGTGAATCACCCACGCCGCGTGCCCGGACGGGCTCCAGCACACGGCGGTGGCCTGGCCCTgcccggagccggcggcgtgggCAGACCGGCTGAGGGTCCCACGGGTGTGGGTCCCCATCCATGGGGACGCCGTGCCTCGCAAGGGGACCCTCACTTGGGGGGTGTCCCCACCCGATGTGGGGTGACATGCCCGACCCCGCAGGTGACCCTGTGGCTCGGGGCAGCTGGGGACGCTGATGCCGCAACCGGGCAAGCTGGGTGGCTCCCCAAAACCGCCGTCAGCTCTGGGAGGGGACAGCCAGCCCTTTTTGGGGGGAGTGTGTGACTGTCACCTCCAGTGAGGGTTcacaccccccccacccgccccgcccccagctccccctgctGGCATGGCACCCCGCTGTCCTCCAGGCTGGGGGCCATGGGACAAGGGGGGGGCCAGGGAGGGAGCCCCCCGCCCTGCTCCCCCACGGCTGGCAGGCGGCCAGCATTgttctcagcctcctcctcctctcctctcccccccttcCAGCCCCATCTGGCGCCAGACGCTTTCCTGGGCTCCAGCAGGGAGCAGGGGGTCCGGCTGCAGCTCCCCCCCCACCAGCTGGGGGTCCCCATGGGCGAGGGGCTGCAGGGTTTCACCTCCATCCTATTATGGGGCAGCGGGGCTCAGCAGGCAGCTGCATGTGAAGGGGGATGTGGGGTGTTTTATGGGGTGCACCTTGGCCCCCCAGTGATTTTTAGGGAGGATCCCTCCACCCCTGCTTGGTGGCCTGGCTCTGCCCCATAGCACAGCCTGGAGCCCCCCCCACTTGTGTGCCCTCCCCTGGAACAAGTGCAGGGCTGAAAAGGGGGGCCTGAggttgttgggggggaggggggtctgcCTCCTTCCTGTGGGGCTCCAGATATGCTGAGATGATGTGAAGGGTCCAGGGAGAGTAAtatgggggtgaggggggtctgggggtgatggaaggtggcagggtgaggggctgtggggctgcagagGTGATGCAAAGGGTCTGAGGTTTGGGGGAGCTTGGGATGAGGGGTTCCCAGGCTGGTGAAACAGGGTGAGGGGGAGCAGGGATGGCAAGatgagggggcaggggggggggtgtccacaGCCAGGGCTCCAGCTCACCTGGAGCAGGAGGCGAAGGGGGAAAAACCCAGGCCGGGACGGCAGGACCTGGCTCCTGGCCCCGGCCAAGCCCCATGGGTCACCTCCCTGTTGTACaaagctggggaaactgaggcacacccGGCAGATCAAAGCGGGGAGCAGGAGTCACCACCCGCACCCCGCCGGCCTCTCCGTAGGGAGCATGGCCCCGCTGCAGAAACATGCAGCCACTCCGACTCGGGATTTGCTTTTAATGCCATGTACAAagtctcccccccccaaaaaaaaaaaagaaaagaaaaaaagaaaaatttttaaaattctttcaaaaataaattaaagggacgggttccccccccaacccccttctgttctgtgcaaagagaaaagagaaatcccCTCCGCTCCCCAGGCCTGACCCAGGCTCCAGCAAGGAAAGAAACGGGCAAAGCAAGGGATCTCGGGGGGGGCCAGGCAGTGGCACCCCACAGTGTGGGGCCGGAGGGCACCATGGGGCAGTGGCAGGGACCCCAGTGGGGGAGAGCAGCTGAGCCAGGCAGTTCCCATCCTGCCCCAGTTGGTTCCTGCAGGGGCTTTGTCCCACGAGAtcggatggggaaactgaggcagatgACGAGGCCCCCCTCCTCCAGGGCTGAGCTGTCCTGGTGGAGGATGCACCCATTGGGCTGCCGACAGCTGGATCCGGCCACCAAGCCCATGGCCAGCAGCTCCTCCGTAGacagggagatggagccagacggaGGATCtggctccctctcaccagcaGGTCAGAGGGGCTTCGCCCCCGGCCTCTTCCCTTGGCAGGAGGGCATGGGGAGGTCCCCCAGACCAgggcagccccgtgcctggctcCCCAGGGGGCGCGAGGGAGGTTAAGTGCTGTCAGAAAGGTGACCTATGTACATCCCTGAACGTGACGGCTCTCCGAGCCCCCTTCCCcgctgagcagccccagccctgtcccacGATCCCATGGGACAAGCCCAGCTGCCacctgtgggggggggggggttctggcCCCTGCCTCCTCTGCCCCCGGCTACGAGGTCTGACACTGGACATGTTGGCGCACGCCATCCTCAAAGTCATCTTCGTGGTAGGCTTCGCCGGTGTAGGGCCGTCGGCCTGGCCCATTGTGGGATGTGTAGTCACTGAGCTCTACCTCCTCTGTGTCCTCGGTGGCCATCACCTCCTCCTGGGGCGGGAAGAAGGCCTGGAGCTGGCGCAGGCGGTCAGTGGGGAGCCAGCCAGGCTCTGGGAACTTCACCTGTGACCGGAGAGGGGAGATGGAGGCACAGGATGGACACACAGGGACCGCAGCAATGGGGGacaccagctcctgcctggctCTGGCTTCTCACCTGGAACTGCAGGATGAGTTTTCCCTTCTGGAAGGGGCTCCTGTAGACAGGCATCCCCTCATTGGGGACACACTTCAGGTCTCCAGGTCGGATAACATCACCTGAGACAAACATCAGTGTCACCTCACTGCGCCTGGCAGCTCCTGGCACCCCCCCTTCTCCTTGTAGGGAATATCACATAGCCCCCCACCCCGTCCCACTCCACCTGGCTGAGAGGAGATGAGCAGAGTCCGGTTGTCCAGGGTGCGGATGACCTGTCGGCAGCCGCACAGGGCGTCTGCCAGGCTGATCTCCCTCTTGACGATGAGGTCGTCACCGCTGCGTCGGAAAACAGGGTGTTCCTTCTGATCCAGGACGATAATGATGTCCCCGGGCTCCAGGCCAGGAACCTGGTCCCCTTCCTCGTGGAAGGTGATCTTCTGCCCATCCTTCATGCCTGCGGGGTGCACAGGGAGAGCTCAGGGCATGGGGGCCATTTTGGGGGTGACCTCGCTCCCCAACACAACCCCGTCTCACCTTTATCCAGGTGAACACTGAGGATCTTCTTCTCCCGCACGACCTTGCGGCCATTGCAGGTGAGGCAGCAGTCCCGAGGCCGGATCCACTCGCCCTGGCCCTGGCACTGGGAACACACTGTCTGGATCTGCTGGATCATGCTGGGCCCCAGCTGGTGGATGCGAACCTCCATGCCTGAGCCGTGACACTTGGGGCACCTTCTCTGGGCACCCTCCCGCACCCCACAGCCTGTGGcaaggggaggcagaggggtcAGCAGCCAGGCTGAGGTGCTGGGAAGGATCCCTGGGCACCCTGCAGCCCGGCCCCTCTGGCACTCACCTCCGCATTTCCTGCAGATGATGTTCTTCTGCAGGGACAGCTTGCGTGTGGTGCCATTGTAGAGATCCTCCAGCGACACCGAGAGCTGGTGCACCACCGTCTTCCCTGGAAAGACGGATGGGAGAGCCCAGATCAGCACCCGGCCGCACATGACCTCCCAAGCCATGATCAGATGGATGCCGGATGCCATAGCTCAGCACCACCGGTTCTCCACGGGGAGCGGTGGCTGACAGCTTCCCTCCAGAGCCAGTCCCGCTTCATCCTCAGGGACGGCAGCAAGGACAGGAACAACTTTAAGCTGAGCTTGGTGCAAGGGCTCAGAAGAGCCTCTAGCAGGGATCTCCTTGCGTCTCCAAGCCCAGATCCTGCCAgctgccccggggcagccccgtgTCCCCAGTGTGGGTCGAGTATGGCTCCTACCCCAAGGCCCTCCGCCACCCGGCCACCCTCCAGCTGCCTATTGCCTCAACCTGGCTGGAGAGGCTCTACCTGGAGTTGCTGAGACACTCCCCTTGGCCTCCTAATTGCCTTGCTATTAAATCGTGCCACTTCAGCAACAAACACCGTGGCAAGTCACCCTCTCGCTGTGACCCAGGCCAAAAGCATCCATACAGTCACCAGAGCAGCCCTGCACACCCTGCGTCTTGCTGCAGCATCCCCTGGGGCTCACGGGGAGCCGAGGGCAGCACTAGGCTgactcagccccagccctggggacagcgGGGGAAAGCCgggacagggacagggaagggCCCTTTGAAGAGGGGTAGATGGAGAAAGTAATGAGGATGACGAGGAACCGCGTCAGGCTGTGCACCGCAGGGAGGGAGGTGGCCCGTGGGCCACCAACTGGATCCCGATGCCCACCGTGCCGTGCCTGGGCGTCAGTCCCCTCCCAACACCCAGGGTCCCAGTGGGTCCTTTGCCCCCGGTACCTCGCCTGTCTGCCCGGCTGCGCATCCGTACTCCCCCGCCGAAGAAGAGGTCAAAGATGTCCATGGGGGAGCCGAATCCACTGCTCCCTCCTCGGCTCCCCAGGCCACCCTCCTTCAtggcccgctccccgccgcggtcGTAGAGCGCCCGTTTGTGGGCGTCTGACAGCACCTCATAGGCTTGGGAGATCTGCTTGAActgaggaaaagggggaaaagtggGTGAGATGAGGGGGAAGTGAgctgggagggggtttggggggggggggctgcacctacCCGCTCGCCCTCACTGGGGTTCTTGTCAGGGTGGTAGCGCAGCGCCAAGCGCCGGTACGCCCGCTTGATCTCATCCAGGCTGGCTCCCGGCCGCACGCCCAGCAGGTCATAGTACCCCGTCTCTTTCACCATCTTCCTTGCTGCTGACGAGCTGCAAGAGGAGAGAGCTGTGAGACCTGGCCTGGGACCCCTCCCCATCCCATGACACCTTTTCCTGGCCCAGGACCTGCACCCATGGGACTCACCAAGGGCTTTTATCCCTATTCTCCTCCCTGCACCCAGCTCACAcagccctgcctcagtttccccacagcagcagcatcccatggGATGGTGGAGGCTCGTCTGTACCGCAACCCAGCTGCTCTCCCCCAGCACTGGGCAATATGCCGAGAGCTGATAAGCCCCACACGGGGTGTGGACGGGTTTATCTTGCGAcacgggtggggggggaacacggGGAAGTACCCAtcttcctgctccctgccccccggCAGAAGATAAATAAGTGGGTCCTCCTGAGAAACGCCACTGGATCGGGCCCCCCCAGGCCTGGGAGCCCTCCCCGGGGCCAAGACTGGCTCCGTCCCGTGGGGACCCGGCTCAGGCCGCTCCCCAGATCCAAACCGGGGACTTGGGGGCTAGCGTCCCCTCCTGCCCGGGCACCTCCGAGCCCCTGCTCCCTGGGGGGGTATATGGGGCGGTcgctgggccggggggggggggggttgggggtgtccGCGGGCGATGTGTCATCCCGGTCCCCAGGACGTGACAGCGAGGGGCGGGCGTGGGGACAGCCAGCACCCCCCACGGGGCACCCCAAAGCCCGGGGGGCGGGACACACGGGACACCCCAAAGCCGGTCTCCGTGGGGCAGGGCCCCGCCATGGCGGTGGAACTGGGAGGGTGGATCACCCCCAAAGCACCGGACACCCCCCAAAGAGCCGCCGCCCCGGCTGGGTCAGGGCTCACAGGCCCCGGCACCCCGGAACCGGGCCCGGCCGCCGACTCCTTGGGGTCTCCCAGGACCGGCCGGTCCCTGCCGCCGCGGGGCGGGTAGGGAGTGAGATGTcaggccccggggggggggaaccaggggggtcccggggggagAGCCGGGGCCGCCCCCCACTCACCGCCACCGCCGCTGCTCCGCTACCCGTCTCCGAACTCTCTGGAAGCCGGGGATACGCCCCCCGCGCTCCCCATTGGCTGGGAGCGCCGCCGCGGGGACCGCCCTCTCCGCCCCTCGCGCCGCGTTCATTGGCGGCGACTCTATGAGCCCCCCGCCCACCACCTCGCCCCCTTCCACCGGCACCCACTCTCATTGGTTGTTGGCGTTTCCGGGCCGGTTCGGGAGGTGGAGCGCTTTGTCGGCTTTCGATTGGTTGCGATATCTGCCGGGTCCGCCTCCCATTGCCGACACCTACTCTTTCATTGGCTCGAACCGGGTGGCCAATCGGGGGAAAGAGTGGGAATTCCGAACGCCGCGGCTGTCCTGCAGGGGGCGGCGTGGTGCGCGGCAGGCCCGATCCCGCCCCGCGGGGACCCGATCCAGCGGGGCCGGTAGTCCGGGGGGCGTGGGGTGTAGACTGGGGGGGGTCTGCCCTCTCGTGCCTGGTGCCCCCCAACGGGGAGAGGCTTTTGGGGGTGGTGCTGGGTCTGCCTGGCAGTGCCTCCAGCCTGGAGCCTTTCTGGGGAGGTGTTggttgtgtcccccccctccccagataggataccgggggggggggggctgccaacatcagggaggggttggggggggacccGCGTCCACCGTGTTTGGaggtgctgggagctgccagaAGCAGGCAGGGACCACCGTGCCGTGGGGTGCTGCCCTCCCGGGCTTGGATGCTTTTGGGAGGGTTTGGAGGGGGGGCACTGCTGGTTatcgccccccccacccccacccctcgcccAGGGCCAGGCCTGCTCTGCCCTGTGGGCTGAGGTGTTTCTTGGCCGTTCGGGTGGGCTTGGATGGGGAGCGGAGGGGAACCAGGGGGGGCTGGGGTCTGTCCCTAGGGGCAAGAACCCTCTGGCTCCCCTCATCCACCTGCAGCGGGGAGCAAGCGATGGGGGTCGGGCAGGGCCTTTCCTTCCCATTGCCAGGGCTGGCTCAGGGAAAAGGCATTtccgcgccccctcccccccccaacccggccCGGTGCCAGGCTGGAGCCGGGCCGGCTGGCTGGTGGCCCCCCCTGCACCATCCTTCCCCAGGCACCAGCCCTCCTCGGGGGTGACAGTGATGTCCTCCCTTGGTGGCCTTGGGTTCAATCCTGCCtcagggagctgggctggcccCCAGGGTCCAGCCGGGGGTCTCTGGGGGGGCCCCATGATCAGAAAGGAATAAACccctgggaggaagaggaggaggaaggcactgGGGTGATGCTGCTAGGGTTGCAGTGGGATTTGGGATGcacagggtgcccccccccccccccccccccttgacgGCCACTCCGCTGCCATCCTTCAAGCCAGCTCCAGTGTCAGCCTCTGAAATCACTGGCCATGTTTGGGCAAGCAGCTGCACCCCTCTCTGGCTCttgtggggcagccccagccccccagcaccaTGCTGAGGGGgtggcagcagcaccctgggtgaTACcggggggagggtgggagggaggtgtCCCATGAGCCTGGAGGCAATaaatctcccctcctcccccctctaGAAACCCAACCCCACCGGGCAGTTGTTGCCCCACTGGGGTTTCAGCGACCCCCATCCCACCTGCCCgaggcggggggtggtggtgttggaaTTTGGTCTGAATTCCTGCCAGAAGTTGCTGCCATCAGCTGATCGACAGtgaggggctgggagcagggtccGATATGCGGTCCCCAAACTGGGAATGGAGTCCCCAAATTGGGAATGGGGTCTCCAAAATAGGCATGCCATCCCCAAACTGGGCACAGGGTCCCCAAACTGGGCAGAGGGTCCCCGGCCATGTTGGGGCAAGGAGTGCTGGAGCCAAGGGACCTTTCTGCCCCTTCCCAGCCAGGGCCGGATCCAGCATCAGCTGCTTGCAGTGACTCAGGGCTGGCTATGATCACATCCTGTCCCCAATAGTGTGACCCTTGCCTGGCACCGTGCCCCAAACCTCCAGTGGGCACCAGGTCTGGATCCAAGGGGGCTCAGCCCCGTTTGTCCATGGCAGGTTTGGCCCCGGGGGTTCGGATCTGACCTCAGCAATCCTGGGGTGGGGGACAGTCCTGTTTGTCCCAGTGCCACCTGCATACCGGGGACCAGCTGTGCCGTGAGGAAGGAGCTGCTTTGTGGGAGTTTCCTCTGGCTGCCCTGTCCGGGGATGAGTCACCTCCTGCGCTCGCTGTTCTCCATCCCAGGTGCCCCATGGCTTGCATGGGGTGGGTGCAGCTGGGTGCCCCAGGGTTGTGGAGTGCCCTGGGCAGGGggccttcccctctccccatcgTTGGCTCAGCCTCTTTCCACTTGTGGCTAGCCTGTGGCAGGCTGGAtgagaagggaaactgaggcacggtgcTGGCAGGCACGTGTCAGGTGCTGCCTGGGCTACTTCCCACACCACAGCCCTTTTCCCGTACTGCTCCTACCCCACGCCCCTGCTTAATGACAGGCGGCCGACTGCAGGCTGCGTGCCGCATCCTGTGCCATGTTTACAGGCATTGGGGCTGTCCGCAatgctgctggggctgtgtttaccagggctgggaaggaggaaggggctcTTGGAGTGCTGGttggtggtgggtgggtgggtgggtgccatGTTTCCCCTGTCTTCCCCCAACCATTTTGGTGCAAAGGAGCTTTTTGTGGAGGTAACGGCATGGGGATGGGGGTCAGTTCTGTGGTGGGCTGGGACTGTGGGACCTGGGGGGGGACGAGGGGACCATTGCCCCAGGAGTGAGGGTGCATCACCCCGGGGTGAGTGCATCATCCCAGGGATGGGTGAGCATCGTCTCGAGGGGGGATTCGTTACCCCAGAGATGGAGGACCATAGCCCAGGGCAGGGTGAATCGCTCTGGGGATGGGGGACCAACGCCCCAGGGACCCCGTCAGCCTCCCTGATGCTGACAGACGGCCACAGGCGCACATTCCCGGCGGGGCTCCTGCCGCGGGGCTCGGCCATAGGCATCCGCGCTGCCCCGATTTGGCAGCAGCTGTCACGGCGCTGGGGTCGGTGCTGCCGGAAGGGTCATGACCCGGCAGCTGGGCAAGCCCCTGAAACCGGGGCAGAGCTTATTATAGCTGGCGGGAGCtatttctggggggggggggtgtgtctgaCCTGGGTGAAGGGCAGGCGAGGGGGTGGGCGAGCCACCCCCCCAAACCTGGCACGTCCCTGGGGGTGTCGCGGGAAGGGACGGTGCTGGCTGGGGATGGCGATGCTTCGCTGGGGGGACACCCACTGCCCACATCCCTGCCCCGGTCTTGCACGGGGGACAGGCCCACCTCTCCCGTGGGGGTTTTTGTGTCCCCATCGATTGCCCCCACCATGTATCCCCGTACGCCGGTGGCCCCAGCGTGGCTCCTGCTTGCCTGCATTTAGCTTCCTCAAGGGCtcgttttggggagggggagcgggggtTGCCCGCGCCCCTCCAGCTGTATTTTTAGTCCTTTCCTTATAAGGTTCCCATGATTTTTGGGAGCTGTGAGCGGAATGAAGTCATCGCTGAGGTcatcctgcctccccccctccccatcccggcGCGGGCTCACCCCACAGGGAGTTTTTGTGTGGGCTCCATTGAAATCCCCCTCTCGCCCAGccttaaaggaaacaaaactctTAGCTGGCTGGCGGGGGGCCAGACTGCAGGGGATCCGGGGGGCTCTTAAAGCACCAACCCGGCCAGTCCCACGCAGCTCCCCCCATGACTGTGGCCCCCAGGACCCCCTGCAACCCACCCGTCCTTTTGCACGCGTGTGTGCACCAACACAGTGCTTCCGTCTGAGCGTGCTAGCTGGTTGGcacctctgcttctctttccGGCCCCTGAAAGCGGCATGGTCCCTAAAATCCGATTGCATGTGCTTGGCTGGCGGGGTGGAACCGGTGGGTGCTGCCCGAGGGGTCCAGCAGCCTCCAGTTCAGTCTGGTGGCTTTTGGTCTGGGGGGAGTGTACCTGGTGGGGGTCCGAGCTGCAGCCCTACGCTGGGGACGGGaatggggggacccaggcatgcaCAGTCCCACTGAGCACACTTGGTCCCGCTGGGGACATGCTCAGTCCCATCGGGGACACACACGGTCCTATCGGGGACATGCTCGGTCCCATCAGGGGCACGCTTGGTCCCATCGGTGTCACACTTGGTGCCGTAGGGGCACGCTCGGTCCCACTGGGGACACACTTGGTCCTATCGGGGACATGCTCGGTCCCGTTGATGCACACTTGCTTGTGCATTTCTTGCAGCCTGCAGACAAGCATCGCCAGGGTTTTGctctccaggctgcagctcctgagGTTTGCAAAGTACCCAGCAGTCATCCCCACCCCACCGGGTGACCCCCAGCCCTCGGCAGCCTCATCccatcctcctcagggcaaggaaggggctccccctccccaccctgccatCTGTCCCCCCTCATCGCTTTGTCAACACTGGCTGGAATGTGGATTAATTTCGGGAGGAATGTCACCCCCCGCCTTGCGAGGCTCCTTGCCTGCCGTCATCTCCTCCGCAGCATCCTGCCACTGCCCCTCCTCGCCAGGGGAGCCCAGGGTCTGGGCAGCCCTGCTTTTGGGGGAGCACTcggggggggacattgggggtcttggggggggatGTTACTGGAGCTGCCATCGGCCGCCAACGGGCTGATGCTGCCCAGGCCTCACTGGAGGGGTGTGTTCGGGCCAAGGGCTGATTGAACGCAGGCTCAGCGCCTGATTAAACTAATCGgaggggttattttttttttattacggTGTTTGGATCCGTTGGAGTTTAGCCTTAAAAGGAAACCATCGCCttcaggcaggggagggggccagGGGCTTTGCATGGAGGAAGGCAGATAAATGTCGGGTCCTTATCGGTCCCTGGCTCTGAGCATCCCCAGGCGCTGGCACAGGGACGGCTGGGCTAAATCCGGTGCGTGGGCGAGCAGCAGGGCCAGCCAGGCGGGCGGCCCGTCCTCAAGTACCCAAGGAGCGATGCTGAGCGCACCCGTGGGTGCAAGGCTGTCGGTCCCCAGGGATGCCGTGGCTGCCCGGGTCCCCTCGTCCCCTTGCCCAGAGTGACTCAGCCCTTTGCCTGGCATAAAGGAGCCCATTCTCTGGCCGGAGGCTAATTTATGCGGCTCTTCCCATGCCATCCCCACGCCCAGCCACACAACAGGGAgattgacaccccccccccccagctcctcatAGCCCCCCCTGAAGCCCAGTACCCTTTGGGAGAAGGGGCAAAGCCACATCTGCCAGGGTGACGGGGTCCCCGCTGTGATGATCGGGGTACCCGGCAGCTCCCGGGGCTGGGCAGCCACACGCTGCCCCGTGGGCAGCCTGCCCGATCCAGGCAGGAATAGCAGCT
Coding sequences:
- the LOC126040558 gene encoding dnaJ homolog subfamily A member 1-like gives rise to the protein MVKETGYYDLLGVRPGASLDEIKRAYRRLALRYHPDKNPSEGERFKQISQAYEVLSDAHKRALYDRGGERAMKEGGLGSRGGSSGFGSPMDIFDLFFGGGVRMRSRADRRGKTVVHQLSVSLEDLYNGTTRKLSLQKNIICRKCGGCGVREGAQRRCPKCHGSGMEVRIHQLGPSMIQQIQTVCSQCQGQGEWIRPRDCCLTCNGRKVVREKKILSVHLDKGMKDGQKITFHEEGDQVPGLEPGDIIIVLDQKEHPVFRRSGDDLIVKREISLADALCGCRQVIRTLDNRTLLISSQPGDVIRPGDLKCVPNEGMPVYRSPFQKGKLILQFQVKFPEPGWLPTDRLRQLQAFFPPQEEVMATEDTEEVELSDYTSHNGPGRRPYTGEAYHEDDFEDGVRQHVQCQTS